In one Spirosoma rigui genomic region, the following are encoded:
- a CDS encoding FdhF/YdeP family oxidoreductase: MEKTPNSDEHKPVVPADQGATGPHSGDRPDQGALPANDHYDPQGKPDADKRVFPAPDNVRAKNRNPVLAQPPEAFTGLTLGKPATVAAGVKAVLKSMEFSWSEAGVSRGTHALLKLNQKDGFDCSSCAWPDPDEHRSVAEFCENGAKATASDADTRRADPDFFARHSLVALSHMTDRDLNNAGRLTHPMVLRPGDTHYRQISWPDAFQLVADELNALKSPDEAIFYTSGKVPNEPAFLYQLFVRQFGTNNLPDCSNMCHESSGSALSPTLGLGKGSVTLNDIHEAEVILIMGQNPGTNHPRMLTALQMAKRNGAKIIAVNPLHEAGLSHFKNPQDFMNPIKAIGTLFSNGTPITDLFLQVRINGDMAVLRGIMKHLLAADEAAPGTVVDHDFIREYTTTYDDFVETIRNTSWEDIEEMSGLTRAQLKEAADIIGPKQKIVTCWAMGLTQQKNGVMSIQEIVNLHLLKGAVGKPGAGTCPVRGHSNVQGDRTMGIWERPHAEFLDALKKEFNFEPPREHGFDTVESIKAMYEGKTGVFISLGGNFLSASPDTEFVAEALRKQRLTAFVSTKLNRGHLVTGRTSLILPCLTHVDIDMQKSGHQFTSCENSMGVVSQNKGILRPLEGEMLSEVAIISGIAIATLGDKNTTDWVGFTENYDTIRDAVDRVIPGFEKFNEKIRQPGGFYLPNGPRERNFTTENGKANFTVTDMVRHDIAPDQLVLMTIRSHDQFNTTIYDYNDRYRGVYNERRVIFMNASDMADRGIAERQLVDITSHFEGQTRKLEKFIAIPYNIPRGNTAAYYPEANPLVPVASVAYISNTPTSKFVVITVEPVTELVATGNGMGERVAVTA, from the coding sequence ATGGAAAAGACACCGAATTCCGATGAGCATAAGCCGGTCGTTCCCGCCGACCAGGGGGCAACTGGTCCCCATAGTGGCGACCGGCCCGACCAGGGGGCGCTGCCAGCGAACGATCACTACGATCCGCAGGGGAAACCTGATGCCGACAAGCGGGTCTTTCCGGCTCCCGATAACGTACGCGCGAAAAACAGGAACCCGGTTCTGGCCCAGCCCCCCGAAGCGTTTACCGGTTTGACGCTCGGTAAACCCGCTACGGTAGCGGCCGGTGTTAAAGCCGTGCTGAAATCGATGGAATTCTCGTGGAGCGAAGCGGGGGTTAGCCGGGGTACGCACGCGCTTCTGAAGCTGAATCAGAAGGATGGTTTCGACTGCTCTTCCTGCGCCTGGCCCGATCCCGACGAACATCGGTCGGTCGCGGAGTTTTGCGAGAACGGCGCTAAAGCCACCGCTTCCGACGCTGATACGCGCCGGGCCGATCCGGATTTTTTTGCCAGGCATAGCCTGGTCGCCCTGTCGCACATGACCGACCGTGACCTCAACAATGCTGGTCGGCTCACGCACCCGATGGTGCTGCGTCCTGGCGATACACACTACCGCCAGATTTCGTGGCCCGATGCATTTCAGCTCGTAGCCGACGAACTGAACGCGCTGAAATCGCCCGACGAGGCTATTTTTTATACTTCGGGGAAAGTACCCAACGAGCCCGCCTTTCTGTATCAGCTATTTGTCCGGCAGTTTGGTACCAATAACCTGCCCGACTGTTCGAATATGTGCCATGAGAGTTCGGGTTCTGCGCTAAGCCCAACCCTGGGTCTGGGAAAGGGCTCGGTAACGCTCAATGATATTCACGAAGCGGAGGTAATCCTGATCATGGGGCAAAACCCCGGGACCAATCACCCGCGGATGCTGACAGCCCTGCAGATGGCCAAGCGCAACGGGGCGAAAATAATCGCTGTCAATCCGTTGCATGAAGCCGGGCTGAGTCATTTTAAAAACCCACAGGATTTCATGAACCCGATCAAAGCGATCGGTACGTTGTTCAGCAACGGTACGCCCATCACTGATCTGTTTCTGCAGGTCCGGATCAACGGCGATATGGCCGTGCTGCGGGGCATCATGAAACACCTGCTGGCGGCCGACGAAGCTGCGCCGGGCACGGTCGTTGACCATGACTTTATCCGGGAGTACACAACGACATACGACGATTTTGTGGAAACCATCCGCAATACATCGTGGGAGGATATTGAGGAAATGAGCGGCCTGACGCGGGCGCAGTTGAAGGAAGCCGCCGATATAATCGGGCCGAAGCAGAAGATTGTTACCTGCTGGGCCATGGGGCTGACACAGCAGAAGAATGGCGTCATGAGCATTCAGGAAATCGTGAACCTGCATCTGCTGAAAGGGGCCGTTGGTAAACCCGGTGCGGGGACCTGCCCCGTCCGCGGCCACTCTAACGTACAGGGTGACCGAACCATGGGTATCTGGGAGCGGCCCCACGCAGAATTTCTGGATGCGCTCAAGAAGGAGTTTAACTTTGAACCGCCCCGCGAACACGGTTTCGATACGGTTGAATCGATCAAAGCCATGTACGAAGGAAAAACGGGCGTTTTCATTAGTCTGGGCGGTAACTTCCTGTCGGCCTCGCCCGATACGGAGTTTGTCGCCGAAGCCCTCCGGAAACAGCGTCTGACCGCGTTTGTCAGTACCAAACTCAACCGGGGGCATCTCGTTACGGGGCGCACATCCCTGATACTACCCTGCCTGACGCACGTGGACATCGACATGCAGAAGTCAGGGCATCAGTTTACGTCTTGTGAGAACTCGATGGGTGTGGTAAGCCAGAACAAAGGTATTCTACGGCCGCTGGAAGGCGAGATGCTCAGCGAAGTGGCGATCATTTCAGGCATTGCTATCGCAACACTCGGCGATAAAAACACCACCGACTGGGTTGGCTTTACCGAGAATTACGACACCATCCGGGACGCCGTTGACCGGGTCATTCCGGGCTTCGAGAAGTTCAACGAGAAAATTCGTCAACCGGGCGGGTTCTACCTCCCCAACGGCCCCCGTGAGCGCAACTTCACCACCGAAAACGGGAAGGCTAACTTTACCGTAACGGATATGGTTCGGCACGACATTGCCCCCGACCAACTCGTGCTGATGACCATTCGGAGCCACGACCAGTTCAACACAACGATCTATGATTACAACGACCGGTACCGGGGCGTGTATAACGAACGGCGGGTAATATTCATGAACGCCAGCGACATGGCCGATCGCGGTATTGCCGAGCGGCAACTGGTCGACATTACCAGCCACTTTGAAGGGCAGACGCGGAAACTGGAGAAATTCATTGCCATTCCGTACAACATTCCACGCGGTAATACGGCGGCCTATTACCCCGAAGCAAATCCCCTTGTGCCGGTCGCCAGCGTGGCCTATATCAGCAATACTCCAACGTCTAAGTTTGTGGTCATAACGGTGGAACCCGTTACCGAGCTGGTTGCCACCGGAAACGGGATGGGTGAGCGCGTGGCGGTAACGGCGTAA
- a CDS encoding NADH-quinone oxidoreductase subunit A: MLSHFGIILLFILAAFAFIGTVLFVAKLLRPNRPNVEKNSTYESGEEPVGNANIQFNIRFYVVALVFVLFDVELVFLFPWATVFGQERLIRETNGLWGWFALTEAFLFVGILGLGLAYVWAKGYLDWVKPQPRVPTMDSKVPPNLYQQVNQKYQSRKSD, encoded by the coding sequence ATGCTCTCGCACTTCGGCATCATACTCCTGTTCATACTGGCCGCATTTGCGTTCATTGGAACAGTATTGTTTGTGGCGAAACTATTGCGACCCAACCGGCCGAACGTGGAGAAAAACAGCACCTACGAATCGGGGGAGGAGCCGGTGGGTAACGCCAATATCCAGTTCAACATCCGATTTTACGTCGTAGCGCTGGTGTTCGTGCTGTTCGATGTCGAGTTGGTGTTTCTCTTTCCCTGGGCTACGGTGTTCGGGCAGGAGCGGCTCATTCGCGAAACCAATGGACTTTGGGGCTGGTTTGCCCTCACCGAAGCGTTTCTGTTTGTTGGTATTCTCGGACTGGGACTAGCCTATGTCTGGGCCAAAGGCTATCTTGACTGGGTAAAACCGCAGCCCAGGGTTCCCACGATGGACTCGAAGGTGCCGCCGAATTTGTATCAGCAGGTCAACCAAAAATACCAATCCCGCAAATCGGACTAA
- a CDS encoding NADH-quinone oxidoreductase subunit B, with protein MNSVSTSDKSGEASVILMHSEELLNWSREKSLWPMSFGLACCAIEMMQAFAANYDLERFGIFPRPSPRQSDIMIVSGTVTFKMADRIRRLYEQMPEPRYVISMGSCSNCGGPYWQHGYHVVKGVDRIIPVDVYVPGCPPRPEALIDGFLKLQEKIRTEHPLLGTNQVVSSADDRPDSDNGSLPA; from the coding sequence ATGAACTCCGTTAGTACGTCCGATAAATCCGGTGAGGCCAGCGTTATTCTCATGCACTCTGAAGAACTCCTGAACTGGTCCCGGGAGAAATCGCTATGGCCTATGAGTTTCGGGCTGGCCTGCTGCGCTATCGAAATGATGCAGGCTTTTGCGGCCAACTACGACCTGGAGCGCTTCGGTATTTTCCCGCGCCCTTCCCCCCGCCAGTCGGACATTATGATTGTATCGGGTACGGTGACGTTCAAGATGGCCGACCGCATCCGGCGCCTGTACGAGCAAATGCCCGAACCGCGCTACGTGATCTCGATGGGATCCTGTTCCAACTGCGGAGGACCCTATTGGCAGCACGGCTACCACGTCGTAAAGGGCGTTGACCGGATCATTCCCGTCGATGTGTACGTGCCGGGTTGTCCGCCCCGCCCCGAAGCGCTGATCGATGGCTTTTTGAAGCTGCAGGAAAAAATCAGAACCGAGCACCCGTTGCTGGGAACCAACCAAGTTGTATCTTCGGCCGACGACCGCCCCGACTCTGACAACGGTTCGTTACCCGCCTGA
- a CDS encoding GNAT family N-acetyltransferase, whose translation MTNIAIIPYEARYQSDFKRLNIAWIEQYFAVEPHDLEQLEHPEEHVLPNGGQIFFALSENEVVGCVAVVNTGETGFEMAKMAVSPTVQGRGIGKKLCLAAIDYARQLGIGTLWLESNRKLTPALTLYRSAGFNEVPSVPTPYARADIRMEITL comes from the coding sequence ATGACAAACATCGCCATCATTCCCTATGAAGCCCGGTACCAGTCCGATTTCAAACGCCTGAACATTGCCTGGATCGAGCAGTACTTTGCCGTTGAACCCCATGACCTGGAACAACTTGAGCACCCCGAGGAGCATGTGTTGCCCAACGGCGGTCAGATTTTCTTTGCCTTATCTGAAAACGAAGTTGTAGGCTGCGTGGCCGTTGTCAATACGGGCGAAACGGGTTTTGAGATGGCAAAGATGGCCGTGTCACCAACGGTGCAGGGCAGGGGCATCGGGAAGAAACTGTGTCTGGCCGCCATCGACTATGCCCGTCAGCTTGGCATCGGGACGCTCTGGCTCGAATCGAACCGGAAGCTGACGCCCGCGCTGACGTTATACCGCAGTGCCGGTTTCAACGAAGTACCCAGCGTGCCAACGCCCTACGCCCGCGCCGACATCCGAATGGAAATCACGCTGTGA
- a CDS encoding MarR family winged helix-turn-helix transcriptional regulator codes for MDFMADMAELALASRLRRLSDTYWQGVTATYRQFGVDFDVRWATIFVLIARKGPVAVMEIADQLGISHPAVIQVINELEKRELIVSAKSEQDGRKRLLTLSESGQAMLPRVQPLWDAFVVVNREMMARQTHNLLLSLGEMEAQLADRSFFDRVQDQLTKQK; via the coding sequence ATGGATTTTATGGCTGACATGGCCGAACTGGCACTCGCCAGTCGGCTCCGACGACTGAGTGATACCTATTGGCAGGGCGTTACGGCAACGTACCGGCAGTTTGGGGTGGATTTCGATGTGCGCTGGGCAACGATTTTTGTCCTCATTGCCCGGAAGGGACCGGTGGCGGTTATGGAAATCGCCGATCAGCTCGGCATCTCGCACCCAGCCGTGATTCAAGTGATCAATGAGCTGGAAAAACGCGAACTGATTGTCTCGGCGAAGTCGGAGCAGGACGGTCGGAAACGTCTGCTCACGCTGAGCGAGTCGGGTCAGGCCATGCTGCCCCGGGTACAGCCACTCTGGGATGCGTTCGTGGTTGTCAATCGTGAGATGATGGCCCGCCAAACCCATAACCTGCTGCTGTCGCTGGGTGAGATGGAAGCACAACTCGCCGACCGCAGCTTTTTTGACCGTGTTCAGGATCAGTTAACAAAACAAAAATGA
- the ahcY gene encoding adenosylhomocysteinase gives MQTSTYVPYKVKDIALAEWGRKEIRLAEAEMPGLMALREEFGPSQPLKGARVAGCLHMTIQTAVLIETLVALGADVTWSSCNIFSTQDHAAAAIAAAGIPVYAWKGMTEEEFNWCIEQTLFFGEERQPLNMILDDGGDLTNMVFDVYPELIQGIKGLSEETTTGVHRLYERMKNGTLHLPAINVNDSVTKSKFDNKYGCRESLVDAIRRATDLMLAGKVAVVAGYGDVGKGSAESLRGAGCRVLVTEIDPICALQAAMDGYEVIPMDEAVLRAQIFVTATGNVRIIKDRHFKAMKDKAIVCNIGHFDNEIDMAWLNENYGHSKSQIKPQVDMYEIDGKEIIVLAEGRLVNLGCAMGHPSFVMSCSFANQTLAQLELWANSDKYENKVYVLPKKLDEKVAAMHLAHVGARLEPLEQEQADYIGVTVEGPFKSEMYRY, from the coding sequence ATGCAAACGTCCACGTACGTCCCCTACAAGGTTAAAGACATAGCCCTCGCAGAGTGGGGCCGCAAGGAAATCCGGCTCGCCGAAGCCGAAATGCCGGGTTTGATGGCCCTGCGCGAAGAGTTTGGCCCATCGCAGCCCCTGAAAGGGGCCCGTGTTGCCGGCTGTCTGCACATGACCATCCAAACGGCTGTTCTTATCGAAACGCTCGTTGCACTGGGTGCCGATGTTACCTGGTCGTCGTGCAATATCTTCTCGACGCAGGACCACGCAGCGGCTGCCATTGCGGCCGCCGGTATTCCAGTTTATGCCTGGAAAGGTATGACGGAAGAAGAGTTTAACTGGTGCATTGAGCAAACGCTGTTCTTCGGCGAAGAGCGCCAGCCCCTCAACATGATCCTCGACGACGGTGGCGACCTGACCAACATGGTTTTCGACGTCTATCCCGAGTTAATCCAGGGCATCAAAGGGCTGTCCGAAGAGACGACAACCGGTGTTCACCGCCTGTATGAGCGGATGAAGAATGGTACGCTCCACCTGCCCGCCATCAACGTCAACGATTCGGTAACGAAGTCGAAATTTGACAATAAATACGGCTGCCGCGAGTCGCTGGTCGACGCGATCCGCCGGGCAACGGATCTGATGCTGGCTGGTAAAGTGGCCGTTGTTGCCGGTTACGGTGACGTAGGCAAAGGCTCAGCCGAGTCGCTGCGGGGCGCTGGTTGCCGCGTGCTGGTCACCGAAATTGATCCTATCTGCGCGTTGCAGGCTGCCATGGATGGCTACGAAGTAATTCCGATGGATGAAGCGGTACTGCGCGCCCAGATCTTCGTTACCGCTACGGGTAACGTCCGGATCATCAAAGACCGGCACTTCAAAGCCATGAAAGACAAGGCTATCGTCTGCAACATCGGTCACTTCGATAACGAGATCGATATGGCGTGGCTGAACGAGAACTACGGACACAGCAAGAGCCAGATCAAGCCACAGGTCGATATGTATGAGATCGATGGCAAAGAGATTATCGTACTGGCCGAAGGCCGTCTCGTGAACCTGGGCTGCGCCATGGGCCACCCATCGTTCGTGATGTCGTGCTCGTTTGCCAATCAGACCCTGGCACAGCTTGAGCTATGGGCTAACTCGGACAAGTACGAGAACAAAGTTTATGTTCTGCCCAAGAAACTGGACGAGAAAGTAGCAGCCATGCACCTGGCCCACGTAGGCGCCCGGCTCGAACCGCTGGAGCAGGAACAGGCCGACTACATCGGTGTAACCGTTGAGGGTCCGTTCAAGTCGGAAATGTACCGGTATTAA
- a CDS encoding MFS transporter — protein MAVPTLSSSEQQAKAPGLFSLPVIVAALGYFVDIYDLLLFGIVRVPSLKDLGLSPDQISTVGTAIMNWQMGGLLIGGVLWGVLGDKRGRLSVLFGSIITYSIANIACGFVSHVTFMDPTTYYALMRFVAGIGLAGELGAGITLVSEVLPKEKRAIGTSLVAGVGLFGAVVAYFTVKLFDWQTAFFVGGGLGFGLLLLRVGVVESGMFKNVTEQSGVTRGDFFSFFTNADRFSRYLKCIGIGLPTWFVIGILATFSNEFGKALGISEEIQPGLAIMWCYVGLAIGDLSSGFISHRLESRKKGVALLMGIALVFSLIYLFVGISSATMLYGLCLAMGFGIGYWAMFVTIGAEQFGTNLRATAATTVPNMVRGLVIPMTLSYQALKPLINTINAGAVVGLAAFIIGFYAILTIPETHGKDLDYLEE, from the coding sequence ATGGCTGTTCCTACCCTATCCTCTTCTGAACAACAAGCAAAGGCCCCTGGTCTGTTTAGCTTACCGGTCATTGTAGCCGCGCTGGGTTACTTCGTCGATATTTACGACCTGCTGCTGTTTGGTATCGTTCGTGTCCCGAGCCTGAAAGATCTCGGTCTCTCCCCCGATCAAATCTCGACCGTGGGTACGGCCATTATGAACTGGCAGATGGGTGGCCTGCTCATTGGCGGGGTGCTCTGGGGTGTGCTGGGCGACAAACGGGGCCGGCTCTCAGTACTGTTTGGCAGCATCATCACGTATTCAATCGCTAATATTGCCTGCGGATTTGTCAGCCACGTTACGTTCATGGACCCAACAACCTACTACGCCCTCATGCGGTTTGTGGCCGGTATTGGGCTGGCGGGCGAACTGGGTGCGGGTATTACCCTCGTGAGTGAAGTACTGCCGAAAGAAAAGCGGGCCATCGGTACCTCGCTGGTGGCGGGTGTCGGGCTGTTTGGTGCCGTCGTGGCCTATTTTACGGTCAAGCTGTTCGATTGGCAGACGGCCTTTTTCGTTGGTGGTGGACTGGGATTCGGCCTGCTGTTGCTACGGGTAGGCGTGGTCGAATCGGGTATGTTCAAAAACGTGACGGAGCAATCGGGCGTTACCCGGGGCGACTTTTTCTCGTTCTTCACCAACGCAGACCGGTTCAGCCGCTACCTCAAATGCATCGGCATTGGTTTGCCTACCTGGTTCGTAATCGGTATTCTAGCGACGTTCAGCAACGAGTTTGGTAAAGCGCTCGGCATCAGCGAAGAGATTCAGCCGGGGCTGGCCATTATGTGGTGTTACGTGGGACTAGCCATTGGCGATCTTTCCAGCGGCTTCATCAGCCACCGGCTCGAATCGCGCAAAAAAGGCGTTGCCCTGCTCATGGGTATTGCCCTGGTATTCAGCCTAATTTACCTTTTTGTCGGTATTTCCAGCGCGACTATGCTATATGGGCTTTGCCTCGCCATGGGTTTCGGTATTGGGTACTGGGCCATGTTTGTAACCATCGGTGCCGAGCAGTTTGGTACTAACCTCCGGGCCACAGCCGCTACCACGGTGCCCAATATGGTTCGCGGACTGGTTATTCCCATGACCCTCTCCTACCAGGCGCTCAAACCCCTGATTAATACCATTAACGCTGGTGCCGTCGTCGGGCTGGCGGCTTTTATCATCGGCTTCTACGCCATCCTCACCATTCCCGAAACCCACGGCAAAGACCTGGACTATCTGGAGGAATAA
- a CDS encoding 5'-nucleotidase C-terminal domain-containing protein → MKKLILWLALAGLASCTPGGYHLTNRTASRIGVDSVTAPADASVARFLTPYRQGLEKTMSEVLTRSTARIEKGQPDGPLNDILTDALLQQATQRYGKPIDCSHLNYGGIRNNLPEGNITTGSIFEVMPFDNQLVVLTLTGTMLQQLLDHFANGNKLVVGGMRATIHDGKVQSVTFANGRTLQPTETYTIVTSDYIADGGDSANFLKNAVKRETLNYLMRDALIDYFRQQGKSGQPLMPTSDGRISLN, encoded by the coding sequence ATGAAAAAGCTCATTCTATGGCTGGCTCTGGCTGGCCTGGCTTCCTGTACCCCTGGCGGCTATCACCTCACAAACCGGACCGCCAGCCGGATTGGTGTTGATTCGGTAACGGCCCCGGCCGATGCCAGCGTTGCCCGCTTCCTGACCCCCTACCGGCAGGGGTTGGAGAAAACCATGAGTGAGGTGCTAACCCGTTCGACCGCCCGTATCGAGAAAGGCCAGCCCGACGGACCGCTCAACGACATCCTGACCGATGCGCTGCTCCAGCAGGCTACCCAGCGCTACGGCAAACCCATCGACTGCTCGCACCTCAACTACGGTGGTATCCGTAATAATCTGCCCGAGGGTAACATCACCACCGGGTCCATCTTCGAAGTGATGCCGTTCGATAATCAACTCGTCGTGCTGACGCTCACGGGAACTATGCTGCAACAGTTGCTGGATCATTTTGCCAACGGCAACAAACTCGTGGTGGGTGGTATGCGGGCCACTATTCATGACGGCAAAGTCCAGTCGGTGACATTCGCCAACGGCCGGACGCTCCAGCCAACGGAGACCTATACAATTGTCACGAGCGATTACATTGCCGACGGGGGCGACAGCGCCAACTTCCTGAAAAACGCGGTGAAGCGTGAAACCCTCAATTACCTCATGCGCGACGCCCTGATCGATTATTTTCGGCAGCAGGGCAAGTCCGGTCAACCTCTTATGCCAACTTCCGATGGACGCATCAGCCTCAACTAG
- a CDS encoding metallophosphatase has translation MDASASTRRQFLKLLGTAAVVGSVAPDIMAGSARSRATVLTILHTNDVHSRLDPFPMDGSRNAGRGGVARRATLIRQIRQEQKNVLLFDAGDIFQGTPYFNVYKGEPEILAMNQLGYDAGTIGNHDFDGGIDNMVTQFGKASFPLLIANYDFKNTVLDGKTMPYKVFTKDGIKVGVFGLGIKPEGLIPKDAYRETKYLDPIEIGNDTAARLRTEQKCDYVICLSHLGYKYDGPTVSDNVLAAKTRNIDGIIGGHTHTFLDAPVTVSNADGQPIWINQVGFAGINLGRIDLTFERGNASMAGQSVEVK, from the coding sequence ATGGACGCATCAGCCTCAACTAGACGCCAGTTTCTCAAATTGCTGGGCACAGCCGCTGTTGTCGGCTCCGTAGCGCCCGATATCATGGCTGGCAGCGCCAGATCCAGAGCAACCGTGCTGACGATTTTGCATACCAACGATGTGCACAGCCGCCTGGACCCTTTCCCGATGGATGGAAGCCGCAACGCCGGGCGCGGGGGAGTAGCCCGCCGGGCCACCCTGATCCGGCAAATTCGGCAGGAGCAGAAAAATGTGCTGCTGTTCGACGCCGGGGATATTTTCCAGGGAACGCCTTACTTCAATGTCTACAAAGGGGAGCCCGAGATCCTGGCGATGAACCAGCTTGGCTACGATGCCGGCACGATTGGCAACCATGATTTCGACGGCGGTATCGACAACATGGTTACGCAGTTCGGCAAGGCCAGTTTCCCGCTGCTCATTGCCAACTACGACTTTAAAAATACCGTGCTCGATGGCAAGACCATGCCGTATAAAGTGTTTACCAAAGACGGCATCAAAGTAGGCGTATTCGGACTGGGGATTAAACCGGAAGGACTCATCCCGAAGGATGCCTACAGGGAAACCAAATACCTCGACCCCATCGAAATCGGTAATGACACGGCAGCCCGGCTTCGAACCGAACAGAAGTGCGATTACGTTATCTGTTTGTCGCACCTTGGTTATAAATACGACGGACCTACCGTATCGGACAACGTGCTGGCGGCTAAAACCCGAAATATCGACGGAATCATTGGCGGCCATACCCACACGTTTCTGGACGCGCCGGTCACCGTCAGCAACGCCGATGGCCAGCCGATCTGGATCAATCAGGTAGGTTTTGCGGGTATCAACCTTGGCCGGATCGATCTGACATTCGAGCGCGGCAACGCATCAATGGCCGGTCAGTCGGTAGAGGTTAAATAA
- a CDS encoding M1 family metallopeptidase — MNAHVCRSCVVVAEKSFMKAPGNWALCFLLLTVSTLLGNAQSLDTYSHRFAHADSLRGGLRPERTGYDVLFYDLSLSVDPARKFIDGYNVIRYKVVRPFQRMQVDLFANMTVQSITQTGPTGKPDTLAYVRDGNAIFISMTHPQVVGQIGELTIAYSGSPHVARNAPWDGGFVWQTDTSTTRQADWVTVACEGTGASLWWPCKDHLSDEPDSMRIRCRVPRGLTCVANGQLVGQRPGPDGRQTEWTWFVHYPINNYNVTLNITDYAHLTDTYVARDGESLRLDYYILPGNVAKAKTHFEQVKTMLACYETYFGKYPFWRDGYKLVETPYWGMEHQSAIAYGNRYENNSFGFDFIIIHESAHEYFGNSLSCADQAEMWIHESFTTYAETLFVECTQGEERAIEYLNTQRRVIRNQYPMLGPPGVNADQLDTDIYYKGAWMLHTMRHAVNDDTKWFAALKALTTEKKLSIVTTDDVINLLSQHTGFDLRPIAAQYLRHADLPTLEYYVDGPSATGSTVHYRWVADERRFNLPVQVRAGAGTWQTIRPTRDWKTVKLSGMPVAGLSVNSRNGLFNVLTSTGE, encoded by the coding sequence ATGAACGCGCACGTTTGTCGGAGCTGCGTCGTTGTAGCTGAAAAGTCGTTCATGAAGGCACCCGGCAACTGGGCTCTTTGCTTCCTGCTCCTCACCGTTTCCACCCTCCTGGGCAACGCTCAGTCACTCGATACCTACAGCCATCGGTTTGCTCATGCCGACTCCTTGCGCGGTGGTCTGCGCCCCGAACGTACCGGTTACGACGTATTATTTTATGATCTTAGCCTGAGCGTCGACCCGGCCCGAAAATTTATCGATGGCTATAACGTCATCCGGTATAAAGTAGTCCGGCCCTTTCAGCGAATGCAGGTCGATCTGTTTGCCAACATGACGGTGCAATCCATCACCCAGACGGGGCCTACCGGCAAACCAGATACCCTGGCCTACGTGCGCGATGGCAACGCCATTTTTATTTCCATGACTCACCCGCAGGTGGTGGGGCAGATTGGGGAGCTGACCATTGCCTATTCCGGCAGCCCACACGTAGCACGCAACGCGCCCTGGGATGGCGGATTTGTGTGGCAAACCGACACATCAACAACCAGACAGGCCGATTGGGTAACCGTAGCCTGCGAGGGAACGGGAGCCAGTTTATGGTGGCCCTGCAAAGACCACCTTTCCGACGAGCCCGACTCCATGCGCATCCGGTGCCGGGTACCCAGGGGGCTGACCTGCGTGGCAAACGGCCAGCTCGTCGGTCAGCGGCCCGGCCCGGACGGACGCCAGACGGAGTGGACGTGGTTTGTCCATTACCCCATCAATAACTACAACGTTACCCTCAACATCACCGACTACGCACACCTGACGGATACGTACGTCGCCCGTGACGGTGAGTCACTACGGCTGGATTATTACATATTGCCCGGCAACGTAGCCAAAGCGAAGACCCACTTCGAGCAGGTGAAAACGATGCTGGCCTGTTATGAAACATACTTCGGCAAGTACCCGTTTTGGCGGGATGGCTACAAGCTGGTCGAGACGCCATACTGGGGCATGGAGCACCAGAGCGCTATTGCCTACGGAAACCGGTACGAGAATAACTCCTTTGGGTTCGACTTCATCATCATTCATGAAAGTGCCCATGAGTATTTTGGCAACAGCCTGAGCTGCGCCGATCAGGCCGAGATGTGGATTCACGAGTCGTTTACGACCTATGCCGAGACGCTGTTCGTGGAATGTACGCAGGGGGAAGAACGGGCAATCGAGTACCTGAACACCCAGCGCCGGGTCATCCGGAACCAATATCCCATGCTGGGCCCTCCGGGTGTCAATGCCGATCAGCTGGATACTGACATTTACTACAAGGGCGCCTGGATGCTGCATACCATGCGCCACGCCGTCAATGACGATACCAAATGGTTTGCCGCCCTGAAAGCGCTGACGACCGAGAAAAAACTGTCCATCGTCACTACCGACGATGTAATCAACCTGCTCAGCCAGCACACGGGTTTCGATCTGCGGCCTATTGCCGCCCAGTACCTGCGCCATGCCGACCTCCCAACGCTGGAATACTACGTCGACGGCCCTTCTGCTACGGGCAGCACCGTTCATTACCGATGGGTAGCCGATGAACGGCGCTTCAACCTGCCCGTTCAGGTTCGGGCCGGCGCCGGTACCTGGCAGACCATCCGTCCGACGCGGGACTGGAAAACGGTTAAACTTTCAGGGATGCCCGTAGCCGGGCTATCGGTAAACAGTCGGAATGGACTCTTTAACGTGCTTACCTCAACCGGCGAATAA